A DNA window from Parus major isolate Abel chromosome 9, Parus_major1.1, whole genome shotgun sequence contains the following coding sequences:
- the CHRD gene encoding LOW QUALITY PROTEIN: chordin (The sequence of the model RefSeq protein was modified relative to this genomic sequence to represent the inferred CDS: inserted 1 base in 1 codon; deleted 1 base in 1 codon; substituted 1 base at 1 genomic stop codon) yields the protein MPAYHPAPSLAVPDTLAAPLTLAPRASDSPVLRGCSQAGSPSLLPFPGKGEGASLISSPCPADEPGDCDELWVHRASTGFLAPAGQLGAIARLLPAQPRSRPAVPRALLCRSGHRAATLAQPHRPQPFPALRVAGSSASEDVGREEGGQVSDTAGERGEGTGPRGAMLPGMVAARRTCLKAAGCQGQPCPGDAPGPGSVPALVMPGGCPTGVSLATPCCLLPGRVTGRSPARPSPLSHCPARKRCHTAWRRVPDQRREWDGAAMDKLEMGGPMLALGQGAVGSSPPSCSLGCGEAQEKPSGEAGACCAPAVPCFPSYTAQLAGCLHRPELILAAPRFPLFPSPPAFPLPGDRLPRTHHLQPLPATLGVATGTGFPQTFPWCLLTANLCHPYQPXMWVKNGTGAGXCSHCIPPPGAPSLPGMRAAALLLLALLPLRPLPGRAARPKLALPIRPDTEPLPPGGAAGCAFGGHFYALEETWHPDLGEPFGVMRCVICHCEPQRNHRGKPVGKVNCKNMKQDCPVPACPRATLLPGHCCHTCPKGPSEKSPALRFDTFEYFQDKEDDLDKPYNDRSYLSSEGLARDDARTEFVALLTSGPEPWHPTSSAVAKARFTLLRSSLLFSISYERLGRPSRVRFSDPEGNVLFEHPVQKSAAPEDGMLCGMWRTVSKANIQLLRGEQLRVSLITRTQPSGEVHGHILKHRALFAETFGAILTSSDPSHLGAGGMAMLTLSDTENNLHFILMARGLLEPGARESPWVPLRVRILHQGQMLREVHANITVEDPDFAEVLSDLSAQELQWLVQGQLRIVAETEGRHARQLAGTITTRRSCDTIQSVLCGADALLPTKTGAVGSAKLALHENGTLEYQVQVVGTASEVVGITLETKPRRKSKRNILFDMTPSYKDGLAWGAWQSPSARDAHMLLQNELFLNVATKDWAEGELRGQIISLPYSGLLARYTEMPVALAGQLVSPPVHSGAGGHAWLSLDEHCHLHYEISVAGLGRPSDGTVSAHIHGVAELGEMGTRPHQHKRLLKGFYSTEAQGVVKDLDADLLQHLAQGTAFLQVSTKAHPNGEMRGRVHIPNQCHAGGTRLAPGESLGQAELSESTKTRDLEQLKKDPNSCFFEGQHRAHGTRWAPDYDKKCSICSCQKRTVICDPILCQPLNCTHQVHPEELCCPICEEKKTEQEELKLERARDSSEGCYFDGDKTWRGSGTRWHPVVPPFGLIKCAICTCKGTTGEVHCEKVQCPRLTCANPVRASPSDCCKQCPAPEKSVPELADSMQADAPRACRFGRRWYLNNESWHPSVPPFGEMKCILCWCVSGETHCQRQECPPSACASPATRDNPCCAKCRALDAPSDAREKVHDTKVESRSH from the exons ATGCCAGCATAccaccctgctcccagcctggcagtgccgGATACCCTTGCAGCCCCTCTCACTCTGGCACCCCGTGCCTCAGATtcccctgtgctgaggggctgcagccaggcgGGTTCCCCgtctctccttcctttccccgGGAAAGGGGAGGGAGCTTCCCTCATCTCTTCCCCGTGTCCCGCAGACGAGCCAGGAGACTGTGACGAGCTCTGGGTGCACAGAGCCAGCACCGGATTCCTGGCACCGGCGGGACAGCTGGGAGCCATCGCCCgcctcctccctgctcagccccgcTCACGTCCCGCCGTCCCCAGAGCC CTGCTGTGCCGCAGCGGGCACCGCGCAGCGACgctggcacagccacacagACCCCaacccttccctgccctccgCGTCGCCGGATCCTCGGCCAGCGAGGACGTCGGGAGAGAGGAGGGGGGACAGGTCAGTGACACTGCTGGGGAGCGCGGGGAGGGCACGGGGCCAAGGGGTGCCATGCTGCCAGGCATGGTCGCTGCTCGCAGGACGTGCTTGAAAGCAGCAGGGTGTCAGGGACAGCCATGCCCGGGGGATGCCCCAggtcctggcagtgtcccagccctggtgaTGCCAGGGGGCTGTCCCACCGGGGTAAGCCTAGCTACTCCTTGCTGCCTTCTGCCAGGCCGTGTCACGGGCAGGTCCCCGGCAAGGCCAAGCCCCCTGTCCCACTGCCCTGCCCGGAAGAGGTGTCACACTGCGTGGAGACGTGTGCCAGACCAGCgcagggaatgggatggggcagccatgGATAAGCTGGAGATGGGCGGCCCCATGCTGGCACTGGGGCAGGGGGCGGTGGGCTCCAGCCCCCCCAGCTGCTCGCTGGGTTGCGGGGAGGCCCAGGAGAAGCCTTCTGGGGAGGCAGGGGCCTGttgtgctccagctgtgccgTGTTTCCCTAGCTACACCGCGCAGCTGGCCGGGTGTTTGCACCGCCCGGAGTTGATTTTGGCAGCCCCGCGCTtccccctcttcccctccccacccgCCTTCCCCCTGCCGGGCGACCGCCTGCCACGCACCCACCACCTTCAGCCTCTCCCTGCCACCCTCGGGGTGGCAACAGGGACAGGG TTTCCCCAAACTTTTCCGTGGTGCCTACTCACTGCCAACCTCTGCCACCCTTACCAGC AGATGTGGGTGAAGAATGGGACTGGTGCTGGGTGATGCTCTCACTGCATCCCCCCACCAGGTGCCCCTTctctccctgg CATGCGCGCCGCTGCGCTGTTGCTGCTCGCCCTGCTCCCGCTCCGGCCCCTGCccggccgcgccgcccgccccaAGCTCGCCCTGCCCATCCGGCCCGACACGGAGCCGCTGCCCCCCGGCGGGGCGGCAG GCTGCGCCTTCGGGGGGCACTTCTATGCTCTGGAGGAGACGTGGCACCCGGACCTGGGGGAACCCTTCGGTGTGATGCGCTGCGTTATCTGTCACTGCGAGCCG CAGAGGAACCACCGGGGGAAGCCCGTGGGGAAAGTAAACTGCAAGAACATGAAGCAGGACTGCCCCGTGCCCGCCTGTCCCCGGGCCACACTGCTGCCTGGACACTGCTGCCACACCTGCCCCAAAG GCCCCTCAGAGAAGAGCCCTGCACTCCGCTTCGACACCTTCGAGTACTTCCAGGACAAGGAGGATGACTTGGACAAGCCCTACAACGACCGCTCCTACCTCAGCTCTGAGGGCCTGGCTCGCGACGATGCCCGCACAG AGTTTGTGGCCTTGTTGACGAGTGGCCCAGAGCCGTGGCACCCCACATCCAGCGCCGTGGCCAAGGCTCGCTTCACCTTGCTGCgctcttccctgctcttctccatCAGCTATGAGCG GCTGGGGCGGCCGAGCCGGGTGCGTTTCAGTGACCCCGAGGGTAATGTGCTGTTTGAACACCCCGTGCAGAAGAGCGCTGCCCCCGAGGATGGCATG CTCTGCGGAATGTGGAGGACGGTGTCCAAAGCCAACATCCAGCTGCTGCGGGGGGAACAACTCCGTGTGTCCCTCATCACACGGACACAGCCCTCCGGAGAGGTCCATGGGCACATCCTCAAGCACCGGGCACTCTTCGCAG agaCATTCGGTGCCATCCTCACCTCGTCGGACCCCTCTCACTTGGGTGCTGGGGGCATGGCCATGCTGACACTGAGCGACACCGAGAACAACCTGCACTTCATCCTCATGGCCCGGGGActgctggagcctggagcaAGGG AATCCCCGTGGGTCCCACTGAGGGTCCGCATCCTGCACCAGGGCCAGATGCTACGGGAGGTCCACGCCAACATCACTGTGGAG GACCCCGACTTTGCAGAGGTGCTGAGTGATCTGtctgcccaggagctgcagtggctgGTGCAGGGGCAGCTCCGCATCGTGGCTGAGACGGAGGGCCGGCACGCACGCCAGCTGGCTGGCACCATCACCACCCGCCGCAGCTGTGATA CCATCCAAAGTGTGCTATGCGGAGCGGATGCTTTGCTGCCGACCAAGACAGGGGCAGTGGGCTCAGCCAAACTGGCGCTGCATGAGAACGGCACCCTGGAGTACCAG GTGCAGGTGGTGGGCACTGCCAGCGAGGTGGTGGGCATCACACTGGAGACCAAACCCCGGCGGAAAAGCAAGAGGAACATCCTGTTTGACATGACACCCAGCTACAAGGATGGGCTG GCCTGGGGTGCCTGGCAGAGCCCCAGCGCCCGCGATGCCCACATGCTCCTACAAAATGAGCTCTTCCTCAACGTGGCCACCAAAGACTGGGCAGAGGGTGAGCTGCGGGGCCAGATCATCTCCCTGCCCTACAGTGGACTGCTCGCCCGCTACACAG AGATGCCCGTGGCGCTGGCGGGGCAGCTGGTGTCCCCCCCAGTGCACAGTGGCGCTGGGGGGCACGCCTGGCTCTCGCTGGATGAGCACTGCCACCTGCACTACGAGATCTCGGTGGCGGGGCTGGGACGCCCAAGCGACGGCACCGTCAGTGCCCACATCCATGGGgtggctgagctgggggagATGGGCACCCGCCCCCACCAGCACAAGCGCCTGCTCAAGGGCTTCTACAGCACTGAG GCTCAGGGGGTGGTGAAGGACCTGGATGCCgacctgctgcagcacctggccCAGGGCACTGCTTTCCTGCAAGTCAGCACCAAGGCACACCCCAATGGGGAGATGCGGGGACGG GTGCACATTCCCAACCAGTGCCATGCAGGAGGGACCCGCCTGGCACCAGGAGAGTCCCTGGGGCAGGCTGAGCTCTCTGAGAGCACCAAGACCAGGGACCTGGAGCAGCTAAAGAAGGACCCCAACTCCTGCTTCTTTGAGGGTCAGCACCGGGCACATGGCACCCGCTGGGCACCTGACTATGACAAGAAGTGCTCCATCTGCAGCTGCCAG aagCGCACAGTGATCTGCGATCCCATCTTGTGCCAGCCCCTCAACTGTACCCACCAGGTGCACCCCGAAGAGCTGTGCTGCCCCATCTGTGAAG AGAAGAAGacagagcaggaagagctgaagCTGGAGCGGGCACGAGACAGTAGTGAGG GCTGCTACTTCGATGGTGACAAGACATGGCGAGGCTCTGGCACTCGCTGGCACCCTGTCGTGCCCCCGTTTGGCCTCATCAAATGTGCCATTTGTACCTGCAAG GGTACCACAGGTGAAGTGCACTGCGAGAAGGTGCAGTGCCCACGGCTCACCTGTGCCAACCCCGTGCGTGCCAGCCCCTCTGACTGCTGCAAGCAGTGCCCAG ccccagagaaGAGTGTCCCGGAGCTGGCTGACTCCATGCAGGCAGACGCACCGCGGGCGTGCCGCTTCGGGCGCCGCTGGTACCTCAACAATGAGAGCTGGCACCCGTCTGTGCCCCCCTTTGGAGAAATGAAGTGTATCCTGTGCTGGTGTGTG TCAGGGGAGACGCACTGCCAGCGCCAGGAGTGCCCCCCATCCGCCTGCGCTAGCCCTGCCACGAGGGACAACCCCTGCTGTGCCAAGTGCCGTG ccctggatgCCCCCTCAGATGCACGGGAGAAGGTCCACGACACCAAGGTGGAGTCACGGAGCCACTGA